From the Equus quagga isolate Etosha38 chromosome 16, UCLA_HA_Equagga_1.0, whole genome shotgun sequence genome, one window contains:
- the TCF24 gene encoding transcription factor 24: MDRGGPAGSPLVASNESSPPAAATCDSSPGRTGPGPAGPNGGARAGGGRPAAANAARERSRVQTLRHAFLELQRTLPSVPPDTKLSKLDVLLLATTYIAHLTRSLQDDAEAPADSGLGALRGDGYLHPVKKWPMRSRLYIGATGQFLKHSVSGEKANHGNTPTDSQP; encoded by the exons ATGGACCGCGGCGGCCCCGCGGGCAGCCCCCTGGTCGCCAGCAACGAGTCTTCGCCCCCGGCTGCCGCCACCTGCGACTCCAGCCCGGGGCGGACCGGGCCGGGGCCGGCGGGCCCCAACGGCGGTGCTCGCGCGGGGGGCGGGCGGCCGGCGGCAGCGAACGCGGCGCGGGAGCGCAGCCGCGTGCAGACCCTGCGGCACGCCTTCCTGGAGCTGCAGCGCACGCTGCCGTCGGTGCCGCCCGACACCAAGCTGTCCAAGCTGGACGTGCTGCTGCTGGCCACCACCTACATCGCGCACCTCACCCGCAGCCTGCAGGACGACGCCGAGGCTCCTGCCGACTCCGGGCTTGGCGCCCTGCGCGGCGACGGCTACCTGCACCCTGTTAAG aaatggcCCATGCGATCAAGATTATACATTGGTGCTACTGGTCAGTTTCTGAAGCATTCTGTCTCTGGAGAAAAAGCAAATCATGGCAATACTCCAACAGACTCACAGCCTTAG